The region GCGTAAACATCCCGACTGCAAAGCGGGTTCCGATCGCCCTCACTTACATCACCGGTATTGGCAACGCTTCCGCCAAAGCCATCTGCGAAGCCGTTGGCATCGACGCGACCCGTCGGGTTAACGAACTGTCCGACGCTGAAGTTCTGGCCGTGCGTGAGCACATCGACGCCAACTACACCGTCGAAGGCGACCTGCGTCGTGACACGCAGATGAACATCAAGCGCCTGATGGACCTTGGTTGCTACCGTGGCCTGCGCCACCGTCGTAACCTGCCAGTCCGTGGTCAGCGTACCCACACCAATGCTCGCACCCGCAAAGGCCCCGCTAAGGCCATTGCTGGCAAGAAGAAATAAGGGAGGGTCTGATCAATGGCACGCGATAAGACAAAGACCAAGCGTAAGGTCAGCAAGAACATCGCCGCAGGTGTGGCGCATGTGAACAGCTCCTTCAACAACACCAAGATCCTGATCTCGGATGTGCAGGGCAATGCAATCGCATGGTCTTCTGCTGGCACCATGGGCTTCAAAGGGTCGCGTAAATCGACACCTTACGCAGCTCAGATGGCCGCCGAAGATGCAGGCCGTAAGGCTCAAGATCACGGCGTCAAGACGCTGGAAGTTGAAGTGCAAGGCCCCGGTTCCGGCCGTGAATCCGCACTGCGCGCACTGGCGGCTGCCGGTTTCAACATCACCTCGATCCGTGATGTGACCCCGATGGCCCACAACGGTTGCCGCCCGCCGAAGCGCCGCCGCGTTTAAGACAGTAATTTGCTATGTGGGGCCGCGTGATTTGCACGGCCCCATACCGCTTTTCAGAAACCTCGAGCGTTTGTGTCATTTGGACATGAGGCACAAACAAGGATGGAGGGACGCATGATCCACAAAAATTGGGCTGAATTGATCAAGCCGCAACAGCTTGACGTCAAGCCGGGCAATGACCCAGCCCGTCAGGCAACTGTTATGGCAGAACCGCTGGAGCGGGGCTTTGGCCTGACGCTCGGCAACGCGCTCCGCCGCGTGCTGATGTCGTCGCTGCAGGGTGCGGCGATCACATCCGTGCAGATCGACAACGTGCTGCACGAGTTTTCCTCCGTGGCCGGTGTGCGCGAAGACGTGACCGACATCATCCTGAACCTCAAAGGCGTCAGCCTGCGCATGGAAGTCGAAGGGCCCAAACGCCTGTCGATCTCTGCGAAGGGTCCGGGCGTTGTCACTGCCGGTGACATCTCCGAATCCGCCGGTATCGAGATTCTGAACCGCGAGCATGTGATCTGCCACCTCGACGATGGTGCAGATGTCTACATGGAGCTGACCGTCAACACCGGTAAGGGCTATGTCTCGGCTGACAAGAACAAGCCCGAAGATGCGCCCATTGGCCTGATCCCGATCGACGCGATCTATTCGCCGGTCAAGAAGGTCTCTTATGACGTGCAGCCCACCCGTGAGGGCCAGGTGCTGGACTATGACAAGCTGACCATGAAAGTGGAAACAGACGGGTCCATCACGCCGGATGACGCCGTGGCCTTCGCCGCGCGCATCTTGCAGGACCAACTGGGCATCTTCGTCAACTTCGACGAGCCGGAATCGGCGTCCCGTCAGGACGACGACGATGGTCTTGAGTTCAACCCGCTGCTGCTCAAGAAAGTCGACGAGCTGGAGCTCTCGGTCCGTTCGGCGAACTGCCTGAAGAACGACAACATCGTCTATATCGGCGACCTGATCCAGAAGACCGAAGCCGAAATGCTGCGCACGCCGAACTTTGGCCGCAAGTCCTTGAACGAGATCAAGGAAGTGCTGTCGGGCATGGGTCTGCACCTTGGCATGGACGTCGAGGACTGGCCGCCAGAAAACATCGAAGACCTCGCCAAGAAGTTCGAGGATTCGTTCTAAGAGACACGGACCCGGAAACTTTCAAAGTTTCCGGGCCGATTTCTTCAAAAGAAATCGGGCACCGTTACGACCGGGCGCAAGCCCCAAGGAGAGCCCGTGACACGCATCGCGGGCCAGACAAAGCAAAACCGCCCGTAGAGGGCATCACGATTGGAGTAAGACAATGCGTCACGCACGTGGATACCGCCGCCTGAACCGTACACATGAACACCGCAAGGCGCTGTTCTCGAACATGGCAGGCTCGCTCATCGAGCATGAGCAAATCAAAACAACCTTGCCGAAAGCCAAGGAACTGAAGCCGATCATCGAAAAGATGATCACGCTGGCCAAACGTGGCGATCTGCACGCCCGTCGTCAGGCCGCGTCGAAACTGAAAGAAGACCAGTATGTCACAAAACTGTTCGACATCCTCGGCCCGCGCTACAAAGACCGCCAAGGTGGTTACGTTCGCGTTCTGAAAGCTGGCTTCCGCTATGGTGACATGGCACCGATGGCGATCATCGAATTCGTCGACCGCGACCGCGACGCCAAAGGCGCCGCAGACAAAGCACGTCTGGCTGAAGAAGAAGCCGCAGAATAAAATTTCGCAGATTGCGGATTGGAAAGCCCTGCCATTTGGCGGGGCTTTTTCGTTGGGGCAGGGATATTTCAGGCTTCTTCCAAATGGGAGTTGCAGCAGCCAAACCGACTGCGCATATCTGAGGGCATGAGATATTTCGCGATGATCCTAATGCTGCTTGCCGCCCCTCTGGCCGCGCAGCAGGTGCCCAGTTCCGCCGCCCAGATGCAGCTAAGTTTCGTGCCGCTGGTCAAACAAGCCACGCCCGCAGTTGTCAACATCTACGCCCGCATTATGACCGAGCCGCAGCGCACACCGCTTCAACGCGATCCGT is a window of Sulfitobacter sp. W027 DNA encoding:
- the rpsM gene encoding 30S ribosomal protein S13, yielding MARIAGVNIPTAKRVPIALTYITGIGNASAKAICEAVGIDATRRVNELSDAEVLAVREHIDANYTVEGDLRRDTQMNIKRLMDLGCYRGLRHRRNLPVRGQRTHTNARTRKGPAKAIAGKKK
- the rpsK gene encoding 30S ribosomal protein S11 yields the protein MARDKTKTKRKVSKNIAAGVAHVNSSFNNTKILISDVQGNAIAWSSAGTMGFKGSRKSTPYAAQMAAEDAGRKAQDHGVKTLEVEVQGPGSGRESALRALAAAGFNITSIRDVTPMAHNGCRPPKRRRV
- a CDS encoding DNA-directed RNA polymerase subunit alpha encodes the protein MIHKNWAELIKPQQLDVKPGNDPARQATVMAEPLERGFGLTLGNALRRVLMSSLQGAAITSVQIDNVLHEFSSVAGVREDVTDIILNLKGVSLRMEVEGPKRLSISAKGPGVVTAGDISESAGIEILNREHVICHLDDGADVYMELTVNTGKGYVSADKNKPEDAPIGLIPIDAIYSPVKKVSYDVQPTREGQVLDYDKLTMKVETDGSITPDDAVAFAARILQDQLGIFVNFDEPESASRQDDDDGLEFNPLLLKKVDELELSVRSANCLKNDNIVYIGDLIQKTEAEMLRTPNFGRKSLNEIKEVLSGMGLHLGMDVEDWPPENIEDLAKKFEDSF
- the rplQ gene encoding 50S ribosomal protein L17; amino-acid sequence: MRHARGYRRLNRTHEHRKALFSNMAGSLIEHEQIKTTLPKAKELKPIIEKMITLAKRGDLHARRQAASKLKEDQYVTKLFDILGPRYKDRQGGYVRVLKAGFRYGDMAPMAIIEFVDRDRDAKGAADKARLAEEEAAE